In Streptomyces capitiformicae, one genomic interval encodes:
- a CDS encoding DUF1330 domain-containing protein: MTALLIGNVGAIGDEQRMAEYRAKVLHTLELYGGGFMIRGGEFEALEGDWIPTHLSVMVFPTANLARRWYTSPEYRAIVPLREGTHMDLILVEGE; this comes from the coding sequence ATGACGGCACTACTGATCGGCAACGTCGGGGCGATCGGCGACGAACAGCGGATGGCGGAATACCGCGCGAAAGTGCTCCACACGCTGGAGCTGTACGGCGGCGGATTCATGATCCGCGGGGGCGAGTTCGAGGCGCTGGAGGGTGACTGGATCCCCACGCATCTGTCGGTGATGGTGTTCCCGACGGCGAATCTCGCCCGCCGCTGGTACACCTCGCCCGAGTACCGCGCCATCGTCCCGCTCCGGGAGGGCACCCACATGGACCTCATCCTGGTGGAGGGGGAGTGA
- a CDS encoding PhzF family phenazine biosynthesis protein, protein MTQPDLVEEGVADMSDRRARSFAQVDVFSGTPWLGNPVAVVLDGGGISDLDMARFAAWTNLSETTFFVPPSSDEADYGLRIFTPGGEIPFAGHPTLGSAHAWLEAGGVPRTPGTVRQECGAGVVEVRRSGTRLAFRAPELTRAGPLDSAHLDRIARGLRIDRARIVDHQWVDNGPGWAAVRLASAAEVLALEPDDRSMRDLMLGVVGAYPEGGPLRFEMRAFGLPAGVREDPVTGSLHAGVAQWLVGDGTAPRSYRAGQGARLGRHGVVTAEAHGQDVWIGGESITCVRGTAHI, encoded by the coding sequence GTGACACAGCCCGACCTCGTCGAGGAGGGCGTGGCCGACATGTCGGACCGGCGCGCGCGTTCCTTCGCACAGGTCGACGTGTTCTCCGGGACCCCCTGGCTCGGCAATCCCGTGGCGGTCGTGCTCGACGGCGGCGGGATCAGCGACCTGGACATGGCGCGATTCGCCGCCTGGACCAATCTCTCCGAGACCACGTTCTTCGTTCCGCCCTCGTCCGACGAGGCCGACTACGGGCTGCGCATCTTCACCCCGGGCGGGGAGATCCCGTTCGCGGGCCATCCCACCCTGGGTTCCGCCCACGCGTGGCTCGAAGCGGGCGGGGTCCCGAGGACACCCGGGACGGTCCGGCAGGAGTGCGGGGCCGGGGTGGTGGAAGTACGGCGGTCCGGCACCCGGCTCGCCTTCCGTGCCCCCGAGCTCACCCGCGCCGGTCCGCTGGACTCCGCGCACCTCGACCGGATCGCCCGGGGGCTGCGGATCGACCGGGCGCGGATCGTCGACCACCAGTGGGTGGACAACGGTCCGGGCTGGGCCGCCGTACGCCTCGCCTCGGCGGCGGAGGTGCTGGCGCTGGAGCCGGACGACCGGTCCATGCGGGACCTGATGCTCGGTGTCGTCGGTGCCTATCCGGAGGGTGGGCCCCTGCGGTTCGAGATGCGGGCGTTCGGCCTGCCGGCCGGGGTGCGTGAGGATCCGGTGACCGGCAGTCTGCACGCCGGGGTCGCCCAGTGGCTGGTCGGCGACGGTACCGCTCCGCGGTCGTACCGGGCGGGCCAGGGCGCCCGGCTCGGGCGGCATGGAGTGGTCACCGCGGAAGCCCACGGCCAGGACGTGTGGATCGGCGGCGAGAGCATCACCTGCGTGCGTGGCACCGCCCACATCTGA
- a CDS encoding cytochrome P450 produces the protein MTDIALEPLPNPGDEGTCPFDLPSALAKWREEEPVRRISVESGGSAWLVTRHEDVRTALGDHRLSADRNRPGFPHLRADEPPMPPGTFAQYDPPEHTRIRRMLTKAFMPKNVEKLKSLIRETVDELLDAMERQPQPADLYRDFALRLPTLTMCGLLGVPYDDRAVFQENTQAILNLGLPGAEVTAAYERMLAYIGELLDAKGLAPQDDLVSELAVERVATGELTKVEAIGVIALLLISGHDTTATSISLGTIALLREPDRLRRLLAEPDTVPGAVEELLRYLPGLHTGVRRIATADLEIGGVTIRAGEGVIMALNAANRDPRVHDRADRLDFDRDRVGRSSLAWGHGIHKCLGQSLARAQLQIALPALFERFPGLRLAVPFEEIDFRDKALFFSVHKLPVAW, from the coding sequence ATGACCGACATCGCCCTGGAACCTCTGCCGAACCCCGGCGACGAGGGCACCTGCCCCTTCGATCTGCCCTCTGCTCTCGCCAAGTGGCGGGAGGAGGAACCGGTCCGCCGGATCTCCGTGGAGAGCGGCGGCTCCGCCTGGCTGGTGACCCGCCACGAGGACGTACGGACCGCCCTCGGCGACCACCGGCTCAGCGCCGACCGCAACCGGCCCGGCTTCCCCCACCTCCGGGCGGACGAACCCCCGATGCCGCCGGGGACGTTCGCCCAGTACGACCCGCCCGAGCACACCCGCATCCGGCGCATGCTGACCAAGGCGTTCATGCCGAAGAACGTGGAGAAGCTGAAGTCGCTCATCCGCGAGACCGTCGACGAGCTGCTGGACGCGATGGAGCGGCAGCCGCAACCCGCCGACCTGTACCGCGACTTCGCGCTGCGGCTGCCCACGCTGACGATGTGCGGACTCCTGGGTGTTCCCTACGATGACCGGGCCGTCTTCCAGGAGAACACCCAGGCCATCCTGAACCTCGGACTCCCCGGTGCCGAGGTGACCGCCGCCTACGAGCGCATGCTCGCCTACATCGGCGAACTGCTCGACGCCAAGGGACTCGCCCCGCAGGACGACCTCGTCAGCGAACTCGCCGTCGAGCGGGTGGCCACCGGCGAACTCACGAAGGTGGAGGCCATCGGCGTCATCGCGCTGCTGCTCATCTCCGGCCACGACACCACCGCCACCAGCATCAGCCTGGGCACCATCGCCCTGCTGCGCGAGCCCGACCGACTGCGCCGTCTGCTCGCCGAACCCGACACCGTCCCCGGCGCCGTCGAGGAGCTGCTCCGCTATCTGCCCGGCCTGCACACCGGAGTACGCCGGATCGCCACCGCCGACCTGGAGATCGGCGGGGTGACGATCCGGGCGGGCGAGGGCGTGATCATGGCCCTCAACGCGGCCAACCGCGACCCTCGGGTCCACGACCGGGCCGACCGGCTCGACTTCGACCGTGACCGGGTCGGGCGCTCCAGCCTGGCCTGGGGACACGGCATTCACAAGTGCCTGGGGCAGTCGCTGGCGCGGGCCCAGTTGCAGATCGCTCTGCCGGCCCTGTTCGAGCGGTTCCCCGGGCTGCGGCTCGCCGTCCCCTTCGAGGAGATCGACTTCCGGGACAAGGCCCTGTTCTTCAGCGTGCACAAGCTTCCCGTCGCCTGGTGA
- a CDS encoding ferredoxin, producing the protein MRIEIDKEQCLGAGQCQLYAPQVFDQSDEDALVELLAEAPPRELHDGVRDAATLCPGGVITLREG; encoded by the coding sequence ATGAGGATCGAGATCGACAAGGAACAGTGCCTGGGGGCCGGCCAGTGCCAGCTGTACGCACCGCAGGTGTTCGACCAGAGCGACGAGGACGCCCTCGTGGAACTGCTGGCGGAGGCCCCACCGCGGGAGCTCCACGACGGGGTCCGCGACGCCGCCACGCTCTGCCCCGGTGGGGTGATCACCCTGCGCGAGGGGTGA
- the prcB gene encoding proteasome subunit beta produces the protein MTSRESAGHLGTDLFATGSSSFIEFLQTHRPELLGTEGLLPDGVRAAPDQVPHGTTVLALTYRDGVMIAGDRRATMGNLISQRDLEKVHPADDYTALAFAGTVGLALDLVKLYQVELTHFEKIEGIPMTLSAKATRLAHLVRQNLGQAMQGLAVVPLLVGYDPSAPEGERGRVFGFDVTGGPYEKTDFHAEGSGSPYARGSLKKLYRRGMSRREAALAALQALYDAADDDSATGGPDLSRRIFPIISVITDDGFEHLFEEETEGLAREMVEQRHNQPNGPVAAF, from the coding sequence ATGACATCGCGCGAGAGCGCAGGCCATTTAGGCACGGATCTGTTCGCGACCGGAAGTTCTTCTTTCATCGAGTTCCTCCAGACCCATCGGCCCGAGCTGCTCGGCACGGAAGGGCTCCTGCCGGACGGCGTCCGGGCCGCACCCGACCAGGTCCCGCACGGCACCACGGTGCTCGCCCTCACCTACCGCGACGGTGTGATGATCGCCGGCGACCGTAGGGCCACCATGGGCAACCTCATCTCCCAGCGCGATCTGGAGAAGGTGCACCCGGCAGACGACTACACGGCCCTCGCCTTCGCCGGCACGGTGGGCCTCGCGCTGGACCTCGTGAAGCTCTACCAGGTCGAGCTGACGCACTTCGAGAAGATCGAGGGCATTCCGATGACCCTCAGCGCGAAGGCGACCCGGCTGGCCCACCTGGTTCGGCAGAACCTCGGCCAGGCCATGCAGGGCCTCGCCGTGGTGCCGCTGCTCGTCGGATACGACCCGTCGGCCCCCGAGGGCGAGCGCGGCCGGGTGTTCGGCTTCGACGTCACCGGCGGCCCGTACGAGAAGACGGACTTCCATGCCGAGGGCTCCGGATCGCCGTACGCCCGGGGCTCGTTGAAGAAGCTGTACCGCCGAGGCATGTCCCGGCGTGAGGCGGCCCTGGCCGCTCTTCAGGCCCTGTACGACGCGGCCGACGACGACTCGGCCACCGGTGGCCCGGACCTCAGCCGCCGGATCTTCCCCATCATCTCGGTGATCACCGACGACGGCTTCGAGCACCTCTTCGAAGAGGAGACGGAAGGTCTGGCGCGCGAGATGGTCGAACAGCGCCACAATCAGCCGAACGGGCCGGTCGCCGCGTTCTGA
- a CDS encoding ketoacyl-ACP synthase III family protein: MRWNDIWIAGTGACLPDRVTVERAIRDGHYAQEDADRTQYAGIAVADEGQSAPDLAVAAARTALRRSGSRPEDIGALLHAVVLHSGLDIWNAAAYIQQKVLTPQCLPTELRGGCNGLVALEWACSHLNSHRDQSAVMVTTADRFQPAAVIDRWRADSAVVFADGGTSLVLSRDKGFARILSLTTNALPQLELMHRGDTPMAPAALSDAYPVDLAGRIRSFFGGGPMSVDEFWHRQETLVRTTVEQATAEADVDMRKVDHLVLPFIGIDVIQRLFIDAFGLDAARTVWDFARQTGHLGAGDPFAGLNHLVESGRLAPGNRVLLVSQGVGIIMTAMVLEVTEDPADRL, from the coding sequence ATGCGATGGAACGACATCTGGATCGCGGGAACCGGCGCTTGTCTGCCGGACCGGGTGACCGTGGAGAGGGCGATACGTGATGGTCACTACGCCCAAGAGGACGCCGACCGTACCCAATATGCCGGGATCGCCGTCGCCGACGAGGGCCAGAGCGCCCCTGACCTCGCTGTCGCAGCGGCACGTACGGCACTGAGGAGGTCCGGGTCCCGGCCCGAGGACATCGGGGCGCTGCTGCACGCCGTCGTTCTGCACTCCGGCCTCGATATCTGGAACGCGGCGGCCTATATCCAGCAGAAGGTGCTGACCCCCCAGTGTCTGCCGACCGAATTGCGCGGCGGCTGCAATGGACTTGTGGCTCTGGAGTGGGCCTGCTCCCATCTCAATTCGCATCGTGACCAGTCCGCTGTCATGGTGACCACGGCGGACCGTTTCCAGCCCGCGGCCGTGATCGATCGCTGGCGGGCCGATAGCGCGGTCGTCTTCGCGGACGGCGGGACGTCTTTGGTCCTCTCCCGGGACAAGGGCTTCGCGCGGATCCTCTCCCTGACCACGAACGCCCTTCCCCAACTGGAGCTGATGCACCGAGGGGACACACCCATGGCACCTGCCGCACTGAGTGACGCGTACCCCGTCGACCTGGCCGGACGCATCCGTTCGTTCTTCGGGGGCGGGCCGATGTCGGTGGACGAGTTCTGGCACCGGCAGGAAACTCTGGTGCGCACGACCGTCGAGCAGGCGACGGCGGAAGCGGACGTCGACATGCGCAAGGTCGACCACTTGGTGCTGCCGTTCATCGGAATCGACGTGATCCAGCGGCTGTTCATCGACGCGTTCGGACTGGATGCCGCGCGCACGGTATGGGACTTCGCCCGGCAGACCGGTCACCTTGGTGCCGGGGATCCTTTCGCGGGGCTCAACCACCTCGTCGAATCAGGGCGGCTGGCCCCCGGAAACCGGGTGCTGCTGGTGAGTCAGGGAGTGGGCATCATCATGACCGCGATGGTTCTCGAGGTGACGGAGGATCCGGCCGACCGGCTCTGA
- a CDS encoding DUF2306 domain-containing protein: MTSGLVPGKSAVETPSSARTRKKSTGYLVWLGFAGFVSCAVAVFSVSAYVTLDIDQSRTPVRGMLDYGLLVMHVATAVVALAVGVLQFVPSLQTPRRPVHRWVGRLYFACVIPGSIFALPVAVMSLQGLAASAPLSVLCVLWFITGVQGLRTALRRDFRMHRIWMIRSFALTAAAITGRLYIVIMLAIIPDSYGATDQDISAAANWFSFVGNLLIAEWWIQRGNALGRPRNEGQRRPVQGSAK, encoded by the coding sequence ATGACCTCTGGCCTGGTTCCCGGTAAGTCGGCCGTGGAGACGCCGTCGTCTGCACGTACGCGGAAGAAATCCACCGGCTACCTTGTGTGGTTGGGGTTCGCCGGCTTCGTTTCCTGCGCGGTGGCGGTGTTCTCCGTGAGCGCCTATGTGACCTTGGACATCGACCAGAGCAGAACGCCAGTCCGCGGCATGCTGGACTACGGGCTGCTGGTGATGCACGTCGCCACCGCCGTTGTCGCGCTCGCTGTCGGTGTGCTGCAGTTCGTGCCGTCGTTGCAGACCCCTCGCCGACCAGTGCACCGGTGGGTCGGCCGCCTCTATTTCGCGTGCGTCATACCCGGCTCGATCTTTGCACTGCCCGTTGCAGTCATGTCGCTGCAGGGGCTGGCCGCCAGCGCGCCCCTGTCCGTTCTTTGCGTGCTGTGGTTCATTACTGGCGTCCAGGGGCTACGTACCGCACTTCGCCGGGACTTCCGTATGCACCGCATCTGGATGATCCGCTCATTTGCCCTGACCGCGGCGGCAATCACCGGACGCCTTTACATCGTAATAATGCTGGCAATCATCCCGGACAGTTACGGAGCGACCGACCAGGACATCTCTGCCGCGGCGAACTGGTTTTCGTTCGTGGGGAACCTGCTGATCGCGGAGTGGTGGATTCAGCGCGGCAACGCACTGGGACGCCCAAGGAACGAAGGACAGCGGCGACCGGTTCAGGGAAGCGCGAAGTAG